The Collimonas fungivorans Ter331 genome has a segment encoding these proteins:
- the yajC gene encoding preprotein translocase subunit YajC gives MSIISSAYAQTAPAATAAAGPFGLSGNLTSFLPIILMFVVLYFLMIRPQMKRQKEQKSMMEALAKGDEVVTAGGMLGKITKVTDGYITLEIASGTEVVVQKGSVTTLLPKGTIKTAL, from the coding sequence GTGTCAATTATTTCCAGCGCATACGCGCAAACTGCACCTGCGGCTACTGCCGCTGCCGGCCCATTTGGCCTGAGCGGCAACCTGACCAGCTTTCTGCCTATCATCCTGATGTTCGTGGTGTTGTACTTCCTGATGATCCGTCCGCAAATGAAGCGTCAGAAAGAACAGAAATCCATGATGGAAGCGCTGGCCAAGGGCGATGAAGTCGTGACAGCCGGCGGCATGCTGGGCAAGATCACCAAGGTCACCGACGGCTACATCACCCTGGAAATCGCCAGCGGCACTGAAGTCGTGGTGCAAAAGGGTTCGGTCACCACATTGCTGCCGAAGGGCACAATCAAGACGGCACTGTAA